One part of the Xiphophorus maculatus strain JP 163 A chromosome 1, X_maculatus-5.0-male, whole genome shotgun sequence genome encodes these proteins:
- the lrtm1 gene encoding leucine-rich repeat and transmembrane domain-containing protein 1, which produces MRVIFVCALLSSLPLSHACPKECSCNSNTKVVDCRGRGLYDIPRRLHPDTQELYLQDNRIRGLGSMAFREIPLVRILDLSNNSITSISPTALLGLRTLQRLSLAYNSIRELDKRLLGPIRSLSHLDLSHNSLWGLPGVMGDSLKNLSYLGLANNRLTRLDRSLLDTMTHLDSITLRNNPWRCDCQLIGLKLWLETYLFKGGVVDEVLCTQPEEMKDKDLQKIPYQMFHACMTTSYHYLFANIHHLESEKLLRGHVHGNHAHPSSHSLHVPMAIGEGFGVGGGAGGGGAGGMAECETKQKHRPVNLRHAIATVIITGVVCGIVCLMMLAAAVYGCAYAAIMAKYQRELKKNEELAAAQGADHATADEKEPLENAIA; this is translated from the exons ATGAGAG TGATTTTCGTGTGTGCACTCCTCTCCTCCCTGCCTTTGTCACATGCCTGTCCAAAGGAGTGCAGCTGCAACAGCAACACTAAAGTGGTGGACTGTCGGGGTCGAGGCCTCTATGACATCCCTCGGAGACTACATCCAGACACACAGGAACTGTATCTTCAAGATAATCGTATCAGGGGACTAGGATCGATGGCTTTCAGGGAAATACCTCTTGTCCGCATTCTTGATCTGTCTAATAACTCTATAACATCTATTTCACCAACTGCTCTACTTGGTCTGAGGACTCTGCAGCGCCTCAGTCTGGCATACAACAGCATCAGAGAACTTGACAAACGGCTGCTTGGACCTATTCGCTCACTTTCCCATCTTGACCTCTCACACAACAG TCTGTGGGGTTTGCCGGGAGTGATGGGGGACAGCCTGAAAAACCTCAGCTACCTGGGCTTAGCAAACAACAGACTAACAAGATTGGACCGTTCGTTGTTGGACACTATGACCCACCTGGACAGCATAACACTACGAAACAACCCCTGGAGGTGTGACTGCCAGCTTATTGGCCTCAAACTCTGGCTGGAGACCTACCTCTTTAAAG GTGGAGTTGTAGATGAAGTTCTCTGCACTCAACCAGAAGAAATGAAGGACAAAGACTTGCAAAAAATTCCTTATCAGATGTTTCATGCCTGTATGACCACAAGCTACCATTACCTGTTTGCCAACATACACCATCTAGAGTCTGAGAAGCTACTGAGAGGCCATGTCCATGGCAACCATGCCCATCCCTCCAGCCACTCTCTCCATGTCCCCATGGCAATAGGTGAGGGTTTTGGTGTTGGAGGTGGAGCGGGAGGAGGAGGGGCAGGAGGCATGGCAGAGTGTGAAACTAAGCAGAAGCATCGCCCTGTCAACCTGCGCCATGCCATTGCCACAGTGATCATCACAGGTGTAGTGTGTGGGATTGTGTGTCTGATGATGCTGGCTGCAGCAGTGTATGGATGTGCCTATGCGGCAATCATGGCCAAATATCAGCGTGAGTTAAAGAAGAATGAGGAGCTGGCTGCAGCACAGGGGGCTGATCATGCTACTGCAGATGAAAAGGAACCACTGGAAAATGCTATTGCCTAA